In the Vibrio hippocampi genome, GGCAACTGCAAGCGAGCTGAGATGCTCTGCTGATTTCCTGAGGCTTGCAATCTCGCTTTTCCAGCATCTCCGTAGCTTTTGTTAAGCGGTGCTGGGTAGTCACTGACAATCGTGGCAATGTTGGCTTCCAGATCGAGCTGATAGGTAAATCCGACATCGTTAAGCTGCAAATCAATATTGAGGTGCCAAGGTGAACGCCCTTTCAACTTGCCGACAAAACGTTCACCAATATAAGGTTCAAGAGGCAAGACTTCCCAATCCCCTATCGTGTCTATTGCGACTGAATAGCCTTTGTTGGCATTCTGCCCTTTAAAATCCAGATTGATCGGTTGATTTAATAGACTCGCTGACAACCCATTGGCTTGTACTATGTCGTTATCAAACTCGATGCGCCCCGAGACTTTTTCCAGCGCCATTGGCGGCGTTTCTATCTCGACATGGTTATTCTTAAGTGTGGCATATCCCCAAGCTCGCGATGGATTAGGATCGTCAGAGAACGGAATATACAGCTGAAAGTCCGCATCCACATTGCCGGATACCTGAATCGCGGTCAGCGCGGCACCCACAGAGTCAACGAGGGGTGTCGCGGTCATATAGTCACGAACCGCATCACCCTTACCGGTCGCCAGTGCTTCAATCTCTAAATGCCCATCGCCACTGAGTTTAGGAATACGTCCCGTTACACGACGTCCTTTTACCTTCATCAAGGTCGCGGCTTTGGAGTCGAGGTACATTGATTCATTCTGGAACAAAAGATCGAGCTGCAACTCGGTCAAAGGTGGCCAGTTGGTGTCAAAACTAAACTTAGCCTGTTTTAGCCCAACCCAAGCCTGAAACATGCCGTTGTTGTCTCGATAAGGGAAGTCTCCCAAGCGCCCATACCACAATAGTTTGGCGGTATTGACCTTGCCCGCTTGTATTGCCGTCGACAGGTAGTCAGTTAAGTCGCGACCCAACGCCAGTGTTGGCAAGTATCGCCAAGTTTCCCCAGCATTGTAGAGATCCGCTTCACCATAAAAAGACAAAAATGGACTCTCATTAACCGGAAAGTCCAATCTAAAAGCGCCCAGCACTTGTAAATCGGGGGTGGCAGCGGTGACCTTATCTGACCAAATAGACCAGCCTTGCTCGCCCCAATTTTGCCAGTGGATATCAACTAAGCCTTGTTTGATGTTGAGTGGGGCTTGAAACACCTCACCGTAAGGGAATTTATCGTCAATTACAGATAGGGTTGCGCTCGCGCTATCTAAGCTTCCTCGCACTTTACCTGCCACGCTTGAGAAACCAGGCAACAGTTGCCACTGTTTCATTGACATCTGGTCAAGTTGCGCCGAGTAGCGCAATGATTCTAGCCCCTGCGTGGCTGACATACGCAAATCGTTCACTCGTCCGGATAACGCTAAGGTGTTTAACCAATCCGCGAATGCATCGTCGCTGCCTAACGTCGCGAGCGGACGTAATGTGCCGATATCGAGTTGTGACACGTTGAGTTGCCACTGTTCCAGGTTTTGCCATTCAAGCGCTGCATCAAATATCGGCCAGTCACTATCATTGGTTCGGGCTCGGATGTCGTGCGCGTCAATCTGCCAGCCTTGCGTCAAAGGACTTAAATGCAGAACCGCCGATTCAACAAAAAGCTCATGTTGCAGGTCTTGATGATGCCAATCCATAACAGAGGAATTGAGTTCAAGGTAGGCTTCTGTCGGTAAGCTATTTTCTAGTGTTATCCAGCTTTTTAACGTGACCTCGCCCCCCTCAATGCCAGTCGAGTGCTTATACTCTTCTGGGATCCAGGTATCAACTGACAACTGTTCTACTGCGACATAAAATTCACCGGTCACGTCAGTCAGAGAGCCTTTATCAATAAAATCAGCTTGTACCTCTAACTCATTGAGGTTGACATCAGCGATTGAGATGGAACCTTCCGCTAAGTGGCGACGCCCCTCATTTCGCCACTGCAGACTTTGAATATCGAGCGTTCTTGCTGATTCGCCTGAGATGGGCTTGTAGATAATTTTAGACTGAGCAATCGAAAAGCGATCTAGCTGTGATAACAACAGATTATCCAGCTTTTTTATGAAATTTTTGGCTCGATGCTGAGACTGAGAACCTGTCTCTGATTGAGCTTGTGGGTTACCCGTTAAATCAATCTGATGCACATCAAGCAGCATGTTGTTCATCACCATATCAGCGAGAACAGGCTGTCCTTGGCGAATGGTTTCAACCAGATCGAATTCCAGCTCAAGGTTATCAACCTGAAACTGAATATCCACATTATCAGGTAAAGTGACTTTGACCCCTTGCAGAGAAACAGAAGGATGAGTATTGCGCCAAAAACCTTTGACATCCTCAATGGAGACTTCAATGCCTGTCCCCTGAGAGATCCAGCTCTCAATATGGGGCTGAATACGATTTAGCTGAGGTAAACCGACTCGCAATGCTGTGACTGTGCCTGCCAGCAACAGCAGCACAGTCAGAACTATCCATAGAAAAAATCGAATAACTTGGTTTACGCCAGAACTCACAAAATACTCATTACATCATAACGACATCAAATTGCTCTTGGATATAGAGAGGCTCCGCTTGTATGCGAACTTGCTTACCAATAAACAATTCCAGTTCAGCAAGGGCATGAGATTCCTCCCCCTCTAACGCCTCTGCAACGGCAGGTGAAGCATACACCACAAAATTATCTACGTCGTAAGCGCGATTCACACGCGTGATCTCACGTAGAATTTCATAGCAAACGGTTTCAACCGTTTTCACCGAACCGCGACCTTCACAAGTAGGACAGCCGCTACATAGTACATGTTCAATACTTTCTCGGGTGCGCTTGCGAGTCATCTCAACTAAGCCTAGTTGAGTAAAACCATTGATATTAGTTTTTACTCTATCTTTTGATAACGCAGCGTCTAACGAGGAGAGTACTCGCTGTCTGTGCTCATCCAAACCCATATCAATAAAGTCGATAATGATGATGCCGCCAAGGTTACGCAGTCGCAGTTGTCTGGCAATCGCTTGGGTCGCCTCGACATTGGTATTGAAGATTGTCTCTTCAAGATTTCTACGACCGACGAAAGCGCCGGTATTAATATCGACCGTGGTCATGGCTTCGGTTTGGTCAATAATCAGATAACCACCGGATTTCAAATTAACCTTACGCTCGAGAGAACGCTGGATCTCATTCTCTGTATCAAACATATCGAAAATCGGCTTGTCACCCTCGTAGAGTTCCAGCAAACACTCCAACTCAGGCACAAATTCGCTAGTAAACTCTTTAAGGCTCTCAAAAATCAATCTTGAATCGATCTGGATTCGGGTAATTTCTGTACCGACAAAATCACGTAAAATACGATGAGCTAATCCTAGTTCACCGTATAGGGTCGAACGGGTTTTGTATTTAGCTCGACGCTCATTAATCTTTAGCCATAGGCGTTTTAGAAAGGCGGCATCTTGCTCAAGTTCTTGCTCTTTTGCACCTTCAGCCGCCGTACGGATAATAAAACCACCATCTTCATCGCAATACTTACTGACCACGCGTTTAAGACGGTTGCGCTCACCTTCGCTTTCAATACGCTGCGATACCCCAACGTGACTGGCTCCGGGCATAAATACCAAGTAGCGAGATGGCAGGGTAATATCGGTGGTTAATCTCGCGCCTTTAGTGCCAAGTGGATCTTTGACCACTTGCACCACGATGTCTTGTCCTTGACGCACCAGTTCCGAAATATCTCGGACTTGAAACTGCTGTTTCTCATTTTCAGAGACACATTCGGTATGAGGGACAATATCAGAAGCATGGAGAAAGGCGGCTTTATCTAAGCCGATATCGACAAATGCCGCTTGCATTCCTGGCAATACGCGGCTGACCTTACCCTTGTAGATGTTGCCAACAATCCCGCGCTTTGCTTCACGTTCGATATGAACTTCTTGAAGAATTCCGCCTTCGATCATAGCAACCCGAGTTTCGGTCGGAGTTACGTTAATTAACAGCTCTGCACTCATGAGCTAACCTCAATGATTAATTATTTATAAACTGTTGCAACAGCTGGTCAGTTTCATAGAGAGGTAGCCCAACGACAGCATAATAACTGCCTTCAATTCGAGTGACGAAGCGTCCACCCAATCCTTGGATACCATAGCTGCCAGCTTTATCTTTCGGTTCACCACTAAGCCAATATTGTTCTATTTCTTGGTCACTCAGTGTTTTGAACCACACCTCCGTAGTCACCACTACCGAGGCTTGCTTTATTCCTGACGTCACAGTCACCGCCGTCAATACTTGATGTTGACGTCCCGACAGTGACTGCAGCATCGCTTTAGACTGTTCAAGATTTGCCGGTTTTTCTAGTGCTTGTTTATCTTGCACGACCACCGTATCCGAGCCAATCACAATACAAGGCTTGCCCGCCATACGGTGACCTTCTTGAGCTTTCTGCTGAGAAAGTCGAGTGACATATTGTTGTGGGGATTCTCCAACTTCTTGCCGCTCTTCAATATCAGGGCTAAGAGAAGTAAATGAGTATCCCAGTTGAGTCAGCAGTTCACGACGCCTTGGAGATGAAGACGCCAGTACAATATTTGAAGACACGGTTTTTTCCCGCATCATGTCATCTGAAACAATATCACCTGAAACAATGTCACCTGACATGCCACAACCTTCTCACTCGACGCAATAACAAGAACATCCAAGGCCAAAGTATACAGTTAACTAACCCACTCCACAGTGACATCGGATTAAAAGTGACATCGTTGATTAGGTATTCGCCCAAAAATATCAACACTTCAAGCACGACAGAGAGCAGCGCAATGATGGTTGCCTGCTGCCAAAGTGCCATATTTCTTAACACTAAGAAGTTTAACGCGACAATATAGATGATGATCGACATCATCATGCCACGTATGCCTAAGGTTGAGCCGATTAGGATGTCCCAAATCAAGCCAACGATCAAAGCCGCTCCGACATTGACGCGATGCGGCAGGGCTAATACCCAATAGCCAAGCACCAGAAATAACCAAGACGGGCGAACAAAGTCCAATACACCAGGCCATGGGATGGTTTGCAATACCAGTGCAATGACCAAAGTAATGGCAATAACCAGATGACTTCTAAAAACACGACTACTCATTGTTGGCTATCACCCTTTATTCCGCATTCAAGACACTGTCCACTTCTTGGTCTGGCTTATCATCACTAGGCCAGATCAGTAGCAGATAGCGTAATCGATCAAAATCCACCACAGGTCTCGCCTCAATATTGGCAAACTCTCGGCGGTTGTCTCGTTCAACGACGTTGACGTAAGCAACAGGATATCCCTCAGGGTAAATACCACCTAGGCCCGATGTCACCAGCAGGTCATCGGTTTGGATATCGGTGCTGGTCGGAATGTGCTCCAATTGGATTTCATCGATAGTGCCATTACCAGAGGCAATGACGCGAATGTCATTACGAATCACTTGTACCGGAATCGCGCTGTTTGAATCGGTTAACAGCATCACTCGACTATTATGAGCGCCAACAAAGGTGATCTGACCAACAATCCCTTTCTCATTGATCACCGGTTGTCCTTCATAGACACCGTCAATCTTACCTTTATCAATCACTACCTGATGGCGATAAGGAGAGGTATCGACGGCCATTACCTCAGTGACCATCTTTTTCTCATCACGGATAAAAGAGGACCCAAGAAGCTCACGTAAGCGTTGATTCTCTTCACGATATTGATCAAATAGAATCAGGTCACTTTTAAGGCGCAACACTTCGCGTTTAAGATTGGTATTTTGCACAAACAGTTCTTGACGTGAGTTTATCCGTTCATAAACACCATCAAACATTGAACGAGGAAGATTGGCAGCATACTGAATCGGCGCTACCGCACTGTTGAGCAGATAACGAAATTGCGAAAACGTGCCTAAACGACTATCAGCCAGCATAAGGCCGGCTGATAGTGTCACAGCAAGAAACAACCTAAGTTGTAGTGAAGGGCCTCGACCAAATATTGGTTTCATGTAGTGATAATCCTGATGTGGACTCCAGTTTTAGTGCCACACCAAAACCAGAGTGAAACCATTATTCTTCAGTGAAAAGATCACCGCCGTGCATGTCGATCATTTCTAATGCTTTACCGCCACCACGAGCAACACAAGTCAGTGGTTCTTCAGCGATAACAACAGGGATCCCTGTTTCTTCCGTAAGTAGACGGTCAAGATCACGCAGTAGTGCGCCACCACCAGTGAGTACCATGCCGTTTTCTGAGATATCAGAAGCCAGTTCTGGTGGACACTGTTCAAGTGCAACCATTACCGCTGAAACAATACCCGTTAGTGGCTCTTGTAGCGCTTCTAAGATCTCGTTTGAGTTTAGACTAAAGCTACGAGGGACACCTTCCGCTAGGTTACGACCACGCACTTCGATCTCTTCAACGGTATCACCTGGATAAGCCGAACCGATCTCATGCTTGATTTTTTCAGCCGTTGCTTCACCGATCAAGCTGCCGTAGTTACGACGAACATAGTTAATGATCGCTTCGTCAAAACGGTCACCGCCGACACGAACCGAAGAGGAATACACCACGCCATTTAGCGAGATCACCGCAACTTCAGTAGTACCACCACCAATATCAACCACCATAGAGCCGGTTGGCTCAGAGACACGAAGACCAGCACCAATCGCTGCCGCCATCGGCTCATCGATGAGATACACTTCGCGCGCACCGGCACCCTGCGCAGACTCTTTGATCGCTCGGCGCTCCACTTGAGTCGAACCACAAGGCACACAAACCAACACGCGTGGGCTTGGTTTAAGCACGCTGTTATCGTGAACTTGTTTGATGAAGTGCTGAAGCATTTTTTCAGTCACGTAGAAGTCAGCAATCACGCCGTCTTTCATTGGACGAATAGCAGAAATGTTGCCCGGAGTACGACCCAGCATTTGCTTCGCAGCATGACCGACAGCCGCGACGCTTTTAGCTGAGCCTGAACGGTCTTGACGAATTGCTACTACAGAAGGTTCGTCAAGAACGATACCCTGTCCTTTTACATAAATTAGTGTGTTGGCAGTACCTAAATCAATAGATAGGTCGTTTGAAAACATGCCACGCAGTTTTTTAAACATTTTCTTCGCTCGTCCTGCAAAAATTAGAAGACAAAAATTGCACTAAATGTACCAACGCAACGCTATATCAGCAAGGCATTGAAGCAGAAACATTGCATGAAAGCCTCATTTTCTTACAGTTTCCTTACTTAACACTAAAATTAAGGCTCATTATTGCCCAGTTAACCCCGGTTCACCCCGGAAAATTATTCGGTCGTTACCGCGGTAAGCGCCAAAAGTCACCAAAGTGGAGGGATCTTCATCACCTTCGTCCCGCCAATTAAACTGTAGCCAAGGTTGGGTAAAGTGATTACCCGAACAATTGATATCTGGCGGATTACTGGCCGCCGAATCCCCTTGCCTTAAGAATAATCTCACTTGTTCGATGTCCGTATTGGTGCCTGAACGTGATACTCGTAAGGCATTATTCTCACCATCTGCCACCTTAGCTTCACCCGATGAAAGGGTAAACTGGGCGTTGCTACTGACACCTGACAATAAACAAAGCTTGTCCACATCAA is a window encoding:
- a CDS encoding YhdP family protein, with the translated sequence MSSGVNQVIRFFLWIVLTVLLLLAGTVTALRVGLPQLNRIQPHIESWISQGTGIEVSIEDVKGFWRNTHPSVSLQGVKVTLPDNVDIQFQVDNLELEFDLVETIRQGQPVLADMVMNNMLLDVHQIDLTGNPQAQSETGSQSQHRAKNFIKKLDNLLLSQLDRFSIAQSKIIYKPISGESARTLDIQSLQWRNEGRRHLAEGSISIADVNLNELEVQADFIDKGSLTDVTGEFYVAVEQLSVDTWIPEEYKHSTGIEGGEVTLKSWITLENSLPTEAYLELNSSVMDWHHQDLQHELFVESAVLHLSPLTQGWQIDAHDIRARTNDSDWPIFDAALEWQNLEQWQLNVSQLDIGTLRPLATLGSDDAFADWLNTLALSGRVNDLRMSATQGLESLRYSAQLDQMSMKQWQLLPGFSSVAGKVRGSLDSASATLSVIDDKFPYGEVFQAPLNIKQGLVDIHWQNWGEQGWSIWSDKVTAATPDLQVLGAFRLDFPVNESPFLSFYGEADLYNAGETWRYLPTLALGRDLTDYLSTAIQAGKVNTAKLLWYGRLGDFPYRDNNGMFQAWVGLKQAKFSFDTNWPPLTELQLDLLFQNESMYLDSKAATLMKVKGRRVTGRIPKLSGDGHLEIEALATGKGDAVRDYMTATPLVDSVGAALTAIQVSGNVDADFQLYIPFSDDPNPSRAWGYATLKNNHVEIETPPMALEKVSGRIEFDNDIVQANGLSASLLNQPINLDFKGQNANKGYSVAIDTIGDWEVLPLEPYIGERFVGKLKGRSPWHLNIDLQLNDVGFTYQLDLEANIATIVSDYPAPLNKSYGDAGKARLQASGNQQSISARLQLPSMKYQTEIDISKSTPVLKATNLVLGDGGFKISPIVGHHFQVRSKEFNADQWASVFDRPKGAREAVLDTMNTPTLPMPQRINIEADELTLGGVHWNDVNFNGRYRRDGWLFELDSQEAKGEASYSDQHQLHVALERLHIFIPGWEDKQESQESLLQQSQSKELVVSEFDRKLFANMPDTQLDIESLWFQGYKVGSVDMDVVRQGKQLVWNKFDIVSGSNQIKAKGSWLLTDDTSKSEVELKVKGDNNSDLMERFGISSGIQKATFEINSSAKWDGAPWSMKVDTINGEIDTKLGKGIISDVSGAARLLGLFSIDSIIRKMQLDFTDIFDKGMAFKSITGTGKIQNGVFVTNDIEMDATAGDMKIIGLADLNTRTVDAQVNFRPDLTSGIPVLSAFAVAPQTALVILAVTTVISPVVEVVTQVNYEVKGPLDSPTVKEISRTKGEYKLPANIGKDNK
- the rng gene encoding ribonuclease G — translated: MSAELLINVTPTETRVAMIEGGILQEVHIEREAKRGIVGNIYKGKVSRVLPGMQAAFVDIGLDKAAFLHASDIVPHTECVSENEKQQFQVRDISELVRQGQDIVVQVVKDPLGTKGARLTTDITLPSRYLVFMPGASHVGVSQRIESEGERNRLKRVVSKYCDEDGGFIIRTAAEGAKEQELEQDAAFLKRLWLKINERRAKYKTRSTLYGELGLAHRILRDFVGTEITRIQIDSRLIFESLKEFTSEFVPELECLLELYEGDKPIFDMFDTENEIQRSLERKVNLKSGGYLIIDQTEAMTTVDINTGAFVGRRNLEETIFNTNVEATQAIARQLRLRNLGGIIIIDFIDMGLDEHRQRVLSSLDAALSKDRVKTNINGFTQLGLVEMTRKRTRESIEHVLCSGCPTCEGRGSVKTVETVCYEILREITRVNRAYDVDNFVVYASPAVAEALEGEESHALAELELFIGKQVRIQAEPLYIQEQFDVVMM
- a CDS encoding Maf family protein, giving the protein MMREKTVSSNIVLASSSPRRRELLTQLGYSFTSLSPDIEERQEVGESPQQYVTRLSQQKAQEGHRMAGKPCIVIGSDTVVVQDKQALEKPANLEQSKAMLQSLSGRQHQVLTAVTVTSGIKQASVVVTTEVWFKTLSDQEIEQYWLSGEPKDKAGSYGIQGLGGRFVTRIEGSYYAVVGLPLYETDQLLQQFINN
- the mreD gene encoding rod shape-determining protein MreD: MSSRVFRSHLVIAITLVIALVLQTIPWPGVLDFVRPSWLFLVLGYWVLALPHRVNVGAALIVGLIWDILIGSTLGIRGMMMSIIIYIVALNFLVLRNMALWQQATIIALLSVVLEVLIFLGEYLINDVTFNPMSLWSGLVNCILWPWMFLLLRRVRRLWHVR
- the mreC gene encoding rod shape-determining protein MreC yields the protein MKPIFGRGPSLQLRLFLAVTLSAGLMLADSRLGTFSQFRYLLNSAVAPIQYAANLPRSMFDGVYERINSRQELFVQNTNLKREVLRLKSDLILFDQYREENQRLRELLGSSFIRDEKKMVTEVMAVDTSPYRHQVVIDKGKIDGVYEGQPVINEKGIVGQITFVGAHNSRVMLLTDSNSAIPVQVIRNDIRVIASGNGTIDEIQLEHIPTSTDIQTDDLLVTSGLGGIYPEGYPVAYVNVVERDNRREFANIEARPVVDFDRLRYLLLIWPSDDKPDQEVDSVLNAE
- a CDS encoding rod shape-determining protein, coding for MFKKLRGMFSNDLSIDLGTANTLIYVKGQGIVLDEPSVVAIRQDRSGSAKSVAAVGHAAKQMLGRTPGNISAIRPMKDGVIADFYVTEKMLQHFIKQVHDNSVLKPSPRVLVCVPCGSTQVERRAIKESAQGAGAREVYLIDEPMAAAIGAGLRVSEPTGSMVVDIGGGTTEVAVISLNGVVYSSSVRVGGDRFDEAIINYVRRNYGSLIGEATAEKIKHEIGSAYPGDTVEEIEVRGRNLAEGVPRSFSLNSNEILEALQEPLTGIVSAVMVALEQCPPELASDISENGMVLTGGGALLRDLDRLLTEETGIPVVIAEEPLTCVARGGGKALEMIDMHGGDLFTEE